The following is a genomic window from Carassius auratus strain Wakin chromosome 15, ASM336829v1, whole genome shotgun sequence.
TGATGTTAGCAGATCAGTAGCCTACTAAGACTTAAATGCATAGCAcactaatatttttctaaataagcTAAATTACACTGGATAGGTGCTGCgagattaattgaaattaaaccaTGATGCTATGTGCCATTATTAGATCTGAAGGTtgcagttttattaaataaatacaaacatggaGCGTGTTTCTGAGTGAGTTTCAAGCAGCTCATGATCTGGTGTTTTCAGTGTTTCAGAGCACCTTGGTTCACAGTCAATTCTGTGGCGCATACACTCTTTGTATCTGCTGTAAGTTTGGGTCACTTATAATGTGCATTGGGAAATGCAACATGAGCCAACCATCTTTGCAAACTTATAATGAGAAGAATTGCTTATAAACCActattattgattgatttttagtCAATTAAAAGCGCAATGGTCTACAATTTGAAATTAAGACAGCCATAAACATTAGTATTGTTATTTGTAGGatagttttactgtaaaaaaaaaaaaaacttattattggatagattttcttaaaatatatatatattttcagtggaatattaaaatagtttattaattaacttgtttatttttagtagcaattattattttagtcatATTGATATATAATCACAGAATTCTAGTCAAAATTGTGCAGCCTTACAAACAAGTACAGCAaatctgcttttttttaaatcatattttcacaACTGCCAAAACTATATTTTCCCCCAAATCATTCAGCCTCAACACTGAACTAAATTCATTGGGGCTTTTTAGTGTCAAATCAACAATCTGTGTATTTTGCTTTGtaattagtttattattaattaatttgtaataatgtgCACATTGCATTTCTGTGGATGCATTAAATGGCTTTACAATTTGGCTGAAATGAGGGATCATAGGAGGTGGCTTAATTAAGTAGCCCACCTTTTTGAGTATGCTTCATGTTGTAAACGTAGGCACCCGTAGGTTGAAACAGAAACTGGTTTAATTTCCTCTTATGGAGGAGGATTCAGGATTCATGCTTTTTAATGCgtcatttttttactttatgactAATATTTGACATATGCTTTAATCCAAAGCCTAAAGAAATATTTATCAGTGCTTGTttcctgggaactgaacccatgacTTTGGTGTTGCTAGTGTCACGCTCCAGCAGCTACAGGAACACGAACACGAGCGCAGCGACTCTTATAGATGATCTCATGATGATTTTATGAATCCATGCATATTTTAGTTCTCACGCCTCAGTGCTCAAGCTGTTATTGCTCCAGAAATCACAGCTCAACCTACAGATTCACGTCAATGCTGACTGTTGTCTTTCATCCCTCAGAACCACCAGTTCCACTGCCCTCGCTTTCCCGTGCAGTGTCCTAATCAGTGCGGCACCCCAAACATCGCACGTGAGGATCTGGCCAACCACGTGAAGGAGAGCTGTGGCAGCGCACTGGTCCTTTGCCCCTTCAAGGATGCCGGCTGCAAACACAGAGTGAGTCCTGCGCTCTAACTTGACTGAATTCCTGTGCTGCCTGATGCAGTTTTCCTTCCTCCACACCTGGAAACATTGTGTCTGTGTCAGTAAAAATTTATTTGAAGTTTATAGTATAAGACTCTTTTTAAGGATGGGATGTCTGCTATGAGATTTCATCTTTGCTAGTTTTTGAGATGAGTGGAGTTTTGGGGAAATAAGTTTCATGCATTTTGCAGGCACCACTGCCACCTTTATGACATGTTACCGGTCTTCTGTTTTTACTTGCAATATATAGACacaagagtttttttgttttgtttttttaaagaaattatgaatttataaaaCTATGAATGTGtcacttttaaatgaacaaataagtcaatatttaaaactgttgttaaatttacagtgtttaaaaacttaaataattaacttttcaataatttatttacatttgtacttttttaactaataaagtgaaagatttaaatgtaactaatataattaataaatcgcttttttaaattaaatatatatttttcactcttcaaattggcaaataaacagacatggtttatttaaaaacagaatgttgcattaaaaaaatgcattaaaaacagtaaattacctaaacatgaatttaaaaatagttttaaatgtcagtttatttgtcataaaaaaaatatatatatatatatatatatatatttatttacatttatactttTCAAATTATCACACTGATacattaaagcaataagccccaagaagccgtggtttacagttaatttataacagctaagttGTTAGGCACGACACAAAgcagggcttattgcttttatatatggttattccatatatgtagtaaggtttcacggaataaaacagaacaaataaagtgtaatgataaaaataaaaacattattcttcCATCAAATAATGTAGTTCCTTAGAAATAGTTGTTGTTACAACAAAGTGGTGAccaagcaacacacagaagtaaacaaagtttTACGTATGTTTCTAGTGTAATTAACAATGGCTTCGAACGCTGGTCAACctatcagaatcaaggaccagaaCCATCCGTTTTATAATGAATTATTGATACATTGATTTGTGTCAAATAAAGTACGATGTCTATAATGCAAATCAAGGTTTATAGTTATGCTTATAGCGtcatacagattaaaaaaaatggcaagtGAGTTCACACTGTGCTTCTGTGCTCTGGTTTCTAGTGCCCAAAGATGGCAGTTGGAAGACACCTGGAAGAGAGCACAAAGTCCCACCTGACTATGATGTGTAGTCTGGTGGGACGGCAGCGGCAGGAAATCATGGAGCTGAGACGTGAAATGGAGGAGCTGTCGGTGAGTCATGACGGCGTTCTCATCTGGAAACTGACCGACTACTCGCGCAAGCTGCAGGAGGCCAAACTGCGCAACAACCACGAGTTCTTCAGCCCGCCCTTCTACACGCACCGCTACGGCTACAAGCTCCAGGTGTCCGCCTTCCTAAACGGCAACGGCAGCGGCGAAGGCTCGCATTTGTCCATCTACATCCGCGTGCTGCCCGGCGAGTACGACAACCTGCTGGAGTGGCCCTTCTCCTACAAGGTCACCTTCTCCATTTTGGACCAGAGCGACCCGTCGCTGTCAAAACCTCAGCATATCACGGAGACCTTCAACCCTGATCCCAACTGGAAGAACTTCCAGAAACCGTGCAGCAGCCGAAACTCGCTTGACGAGAGCACGCTGGGCTTCGGCTACCCCAAGTTTATCTCACACGAGGAGATCAAGAAAAGGAACTACATCCGCGACAACTCCATCTTCCTCAAAGCTTCCATAGAGATCCCGCAAAAAATCATGGCCTGAGGCTGTGCGAGTGACAATTTGTCTTGACGTACGTCTTTGTGGACCCTTTTTCCTGTCAGAAACTCTGCCGAAAGACTCAAAGAGCTGAGAGAGCCGAGCTCGTCTGTCTGGTTATTCGACTGGGACCCACGTAGAAGTGTTTTCGCAAAGTCATCACTTTTGGATTTGCTTTCTAACACTCTCTTCCTCAATCTACAGCAACGCCTTTGGACATTCAGTAGTGCCTAgaacaattaatttttaaatgttatttttaaagcaCGATTTATGTTATTTCTCTCACAGATGTCAAGTAAACGATGGAAGCGGACTGCGAAAGGCTATTCGTAAGCTTTGCACTTTGAGAATGTTCTTCGGAGCTCTCTGGCATTCAGCGTACTACACACATTAACCCTCTTTTTACCCTTTTGTGTACACGCATTCGCCCGCCATCGGTCCTTGAAAAGAAACTCAATGGAACTTTTTCCAGTTAAACTAGTTTTACGTAAACTAACAACAACAGCTGTGAACTAAATGTAGCTTAACTCGCTCTAGCGGTTCGAGACTTGTTCGGTGCATTGTAGTATTTGATGAGTCAGCATAAGGACCGACTCCGAGGTGCTAAGTTTTTCCGTTAATGTACGATGGAAAATAAAGATCACGCACTCCGGTTCGGATCGAAAGCCATGCGAGAGGTTGTTTACATTCAGTGTGTGAGGATCTATGACGCggaccagttttttttttgtactgtaacCTGAATTCTTAACCAGCGTGTGAGGGCTTGTTGCGTTTCGACAGACGGATGAGCGAAAGgaaccaaattttttttatatgtgaaaaaaataaatgtgagcaAACTATTTTGTGTCATAAACGGAGGGTGGTTTCGAATGTGAACTCTGGACTCACATGCTCTGTTGATTCTTTCTGTTCTTTGTCTTACTCTGGCTGATGATGAATAGAAAGGTGCGGACACTCGGGCGTCCCAAAGCGCGTCGAGTGCGAGGGCGTCGTATTCGAGCGGCGCTGGTAGCCATGGTTGCCTGTTAAAGCAGCATGT
Proteins encoded in this region:
- the traf4a gene encoding TNF receptor-associated factor 4a, translating into MPGFDYKFLEKPKRRFQCPLCSKAMREPVQVSTCGHRFCDTCLQEFLSEGVFKCPEDQLPLDYAKIYPDPELEQQILALPIRCIHSEEGCRWTGQMKQLQGHFSTCAFNVIPCPNRCSVKLTRRDLPEHLQHDCPKRKVKCEFCGSEFTGEAYENHQGICPQESVYCENKCGARMMRKLLSQHTMTECPKRTQPCKYCGKEFVYDTIQNHQFHCPRFPVQCPNQCGTPNIAREDLANHVKESCGSALVLCPFKDAGCKHRCPKMAVGRHLEESTKSHLTMMCSLVGRQRQEIMELRREMEELSVSHDGVLIWKLTDYSRKLQEAKLRNNHEFFSPPFYTHRYGYKLQVSAFLNGNGSGEGSHLSIYIRVLPGEYDNLLEWPFSYKVTFSILDQSDPSLSKPQHITETFNPDPNWKNFQKPCSSRNSLDESTLGFGYPKFISHEEIKKRNYIRDNSIFLKASIEIPQKIMA